A portion of the Glycine max cultivar Williams 82 chromosome 10, Glycine_max_v4.0, whole genome shotgun sequence genome contains these proteins:
- the LOC100806072 gene encoding subtilisin-like protease SBT3 yields the protein MEPHFVVRLPLMFLITLWLSLSHHHANAETESSTYIVHMDKSLMPQVFASHHDWYESTIHSINLATADDPSEQQQSQKLVYTYDDAMHGFSAVLSPEELETLKNTQGFVTAYPDRSATIDTTHTFEFLSLDSSNGLWNASNLGEGVIVGMIDSGVWPESESFKDDGMSRNIPYKWKGTCEPGQDFNASMCNFKLIGARYFNKGVKAANPNITIRMNSARDTEGHGSHTSSTVAGNYVNGASFFGYAKGVARGIAPRARLAMYKVLWDEGRQGSDVLAGMDQAIADGVDVISISMGFDSVPLYEDPVAIAAFAAMEKGVLVSSSAGNEGPTLGTLHNGIPWVLTVAAGTIDRTFGSLTLGNGETIVGWTLFAANSIVENYPLIYNKTVSACDSVKLLTQVAAKGIVICDALDSVSVLTQIDSITAASVDGAVFISEDPELIETGRLFTPSIVISPSDAKSVIKYAKSVQIPFASIKFQQTFVGIKPAPAAAYYTSRGPSPSYPGILKPDVMAPGSNVLAAFVPNKPSARIGTNVFLSSDYNFLSGTSMACPHASGVAALLKAAHPDWSAAAIRSALVTTANPLDNTQNPIRDNGNPLQYASPLAMGAGEIDPNRALDPGLIYDATPQDYVNLLCALGYTHNQILTITRSKSYNCPANKPSSDLNYPSFIVLYSNKTKSATVREFRRTVTNVGDGAATYKVKVTQPKGSVVKVSPETLAFGYKNEKQSYSVIIKYTRNKKENISFGDIVWVGDGDARTVRSPIVVAPSEIA from the coding sequence ATGGAGCCTCATTTTGTGGTTCGACTTCCCTTGATGTTTCTAATCACTCTCTGGCTTTCACTATCTCACCATCATGCCAATGCTGAAACTGAAAGTTCCACGTATATTGTTCACATGGACAAGTCCCTCATGCCTCAAGTCTTTGCAAGCCATCACGATTGGTACGAATCCACCATTCATTCCATAAACTTAGCAACAGCTGATGATCCCTCTGAGCAACAACAATCACAGAAATTAGTGTACACTTACGATGATGCGATGCATGGATTCAGTGCAGTGCTATCACCAGAGGAGTTGGAGACTCTAAAGAACACTCAAGGTTTTGTCACAGCTTACCCTGATAGATCTGCCACCATAGACACCACACACACCTTTGAGTTTCTCTCTTTGGATTCCTCCAATGGCCTATGGAATGCTTCAAATTTGGGAGAAGGTGTCATTGTGGGTATGATTGACTCAGGTGTCTGGCCTGAAAGTGAGAGTTTCAAAGATGATGGCATGAGCAGGAACATCCCCTACAAATGGAAAGGAACATGCGAGCCAGGACAAGACTTTAACGCCTCCATGTGTAACTTCAAATTGATTGGAGCCAGGTACTTCAACAAGGGTGTGAAAGCGGCGAATCCGAACATCACAATCAGAATGAACTCAGCGAGAGACACTGAGGGTCATGGAAGCCACACGTCATCCACTGTTGCTGGAAACTATGTTAATGGTGCTTCTTTCTTTGGCTACGCCAAAGGGGTAGCAAGAGGTATTGCACCAAGAGCTAGGCTTGCCATGTACAAGGTTCTTTGGGACGAGGGGCGTCAAGGCTCTGATGTTCTTGCGGGAATGGACCAAGCCATTGCTGATGGTGTTGATGTCATTTCAATCTCAATGGGTTTTGATAGTGTTCCACTTTATGAGGATCCGGTTGCAATAGCTGCTTTTGCAGCAATGGAAAAAGGGGTGTTGGTTTCATCTTCAGCGGGAAACGAAGGTCCTACACTTGGTACCTTGCACAATGGAATCCCTTGGGTCCTAACTGTTGCAGCAGGCACCATAGACCGCACATTTGGAAGCTTGACACTAGGAAATGGTGAAACCATTGTGGGTTGGACCTTGTTTGCTGCTAACTCAATAGTGGAGAATTATCCACTCATTTACAACAAGACTGTATCAGCATGCGACTCGGTCAAACTATTAACCCAAGTAGCCGCAAAAGGGATTGTTATATGTGATGCCTTGGATTCAGTTTCTGTCTTAACCCAAATAGATTCTATTACTGCGGCTAGTGTGGATGGGGCTGTGTTTATCTCTGAGGATCCAGAACTAATTGAAACAGGACGTTTGTTCACTCCAAGCATTGTGATCAGCCCAAGCGATGCAAAATCGGTGATCAAGTACGCGAAAAGTGTTCAAATACCTTTTGCCAGCatcaaatttcaacaaacatttgtTGGAATAAAGCCAGCACCAGCTGCTGCATATTACACTTCAAGAGGTCCTTCACCGAGTTACCCGGGGATCTTGAAGCCTGATGTAATGGCACCTGGCTCCAATGTTCTGGCTGCTTTTGTTCCAAATAAACCCTCAGCTAGAATTGGTACAAATGTGTTTCTGTCAAGTGACTACAATTTCTTGTCTGGAACATCCATGGCATGTCCTCATGCGTCTGGTGTTGCTGCTCTTTTGAAAGCAGCACACCCTGATTGGAGTGCAGCTGCTATAAGATCTGCATTGGTTACAACTGCTAATCCACTTGATAATACTCAAAATCCAATTAGGGATAATGGAAACCCATTGCAATATGCTTCTCCTCTTGCCATGGGAGCTGGTGAGATTGATCCTAATAGAGCACTTGATCCTGGTCTCATATATGATGCCACCCCACAGGACTATGTTAACCTCCTTTGTGCTTTGGGATACACACACAACCAAATCTTAACCATCACAAGATCAAAGTCCTATAACTGTCCTGCTAATAAACCATCTTCTGATCTTAACTATCCTTCGTTTATTGTTTTGTATAGTAACAAAACAAAATCAGCAACAGTCCGAGAGTTTAGGAGGACCGTGACCAATGTTGGAGATGGTGCTGCTACATACAAAGTCAAGGTGACACAACCCAAGGGCTCTGTAGTTAAGGTGTCACCTGAGACATTGGCATTTGGCTATAAGAATGAGAAGCAGAGCTACTCTGTTATTATAAAGTACACACGAAACAAGAAGGAAAACATCTCATTTGGGGACATTGTTTGGGTCGGAGATGGTGATGCACGTACGGTTAGAAGCCCTATTGTTGTGGCACCTAGTGAAATTGCATGA